A genome region from Mugil cephalus isolate CIBA_MC_2020 chromosome 13, CIBA_Mcephalus_1.1, whole genome shotgun sequence includes the following:
- the ikzf5 gene encoding zinc finger protein Pegasus, whose protein sequence is MGEEKPDTLDFVKDFQEYLSQQTQHVNMISGSVSGVKEADELPADCSQNGLDHPSVDMSLEDNSGILVDGFERTYDGKLKCRYCNYATRGTARLIEHIRIHTGEKPHRCHLCPFASAYERHLEAHMRSHTGEKPYKCELCSFRCSDRSNLSHHRRRRHKLLPMKGARSLSHKKMLSVLQKKASSLGYGRRLLINFSPPSMVVHKADNVNDFSHELPHLRQETYDNQSRAVEDGLSTNQNHHHHDMVMDNPLNQLSTLAGQLASLPSESQAQSQPPMSPGAESIVDEKPFLIQQPHPATAPVAVTASMAHASSSSPITPEPRGPAHSNCSPGVGPCSDHSGRTSTPSISNSQPSTPAPGLSAPLQDPHMLHHCQHCDIYFPDNILYTIHMGCHGYENPFQCNICGCKCKSKYDFACHFARGQHK, encoded by the exons ATGGGGGAGGAAAAGCCGGACACGCTGGACTTTGTGAAGGATTTCCAGGAGTATCTGAGCCAGCAGACTCAACATGTCAACATGATATCAGGTTCCGTAAGCGGCGTCAAGGAGGCGGACGAGCTGCCAGCAG ACTGTAGTCAGAATGGACTGGATCACCCCTCAGTGGACATGTCACTGGAGGACAACTCAGGGATCTTGGTGGATGGTTTTGAGAGGACCTATGATGGCAAGCTCAAGTGCCGATACTGCAACTATGCCACCAGAGGCACTGCACGACTCATTGAGCACATCCGAATCCACACTG GAGAGAAACCTCACCGCTGCCACCTCTGCCCATTTGCGTCGGCCTACGAGCGTCACCTGGAGGCCCACATGCGATCTCACACAGGGGAGAAGCCTTACAAGTGTGAGCTGTGCTCCTTCCGCTGCAGTGATCGCAGCAACTTGTCGCACCATCGCCGCAGACGTCACAAACTCCTGCCAATGAAAGGtgctcgctccctctcccatAAGAAGATGCTGagtgttttacaaaaaaaagccaGCTCACTGGGTTATGGACGCCGGCTGCTCATCAACTTCAGCCCCCCCTCCATGGTGGTGCATAAGGCTGACAATGTGAATGACTTCTCCCATGAGCTGCCCCATTTACGCCAGGAAACCTATGATAACCAGAGTCGAGCAGTTGAAGACGGGCTTTCTACCAATCAAAATCACCATCACCATGACATGGTCATGGACAACCCCCTCAACCAATTGTCCACACTAGCAGGCCAGTTGGCCAGCCTCCCCTCAGAGTCACAGGCCCAGTCTCAACCTCCCATGTCTCCAGGAGCTGAGTCCATTGTCGATGAGAAGCCCTTTCTCATCCAGCAGCCACACCCTGCCACAGCTCCTGTGGCTGTCACAGCCAGCATGGCTCatgcttcttcctcttccccaaTCACCCCAGAGCCCCGTGGTCCTGCACACAGTAATTGTAGTCCTGGGGTGGGACCCTGCAGCGACCACAGTGGGCGCACAAGCACTCCTAGTATCTCCAACAGCCAGCCCAGTACACCAGCCCCAGGGCTGTCTGCTCCACTTCAGGACCCTCACATGCTGCATCACTGCCAGCACTGTGACATCTACTTCCCCGATAACATCCTGTACACCATTCATATGGGCTGCCACGGCTACGAGAACCCATTCCAGTGCAACATCTGTGGCTGCAAGTGCAAGAGCAAGTACGACTTTGCCTGCCACTTTGCACGTGGCCAGCACAAATAA